In Leucobacter insecticola, one DNA window encodes the following:
- a CDS encoding YgfZ/GcvT domain-containing protein encodes MTAFTELPGAVLAEGRAVASHYGEPLIEQRALDQGNAIVDLSHNGIVIVSGEDRLSWLHSMTSQHLLGLQPGDSVETMLLDPNGRIERVIRLVDDGAQSWLLVDEGSAAPLAEFLNRMRFALRVEVRDVSDEFASVLAFDGTAAEALRSAGPVVAWRDPWAAVTNGGVQYARGSHPGEAWSATQFVFERNRLGDIAQLVRAGRVRAAGLSALDALEVRACRPSQHGEVDERSIPHEFDWMRTAVHLSKGCYRGQETIAKVHNLGHPPRRLALLHLDGFGGELPVGGALVYRQGEAADPESRPVGRVTRAALHHEWGGIALALLKRSVPEDAVLELRAGETGSDADSVAGQIVAATQEVIVPSDAGATRKVLPTAKLPKRAG; translated from the coding sequence GTGACTGCCTTCACTGAGCTTCCCGGGGCTGTTCTGGCCGAGGGACGTGCGGTTGCGTCTCACTACGGTGAGCCACTGATCGAGCAGCGCGCTCTCGATCAGGGCAATGCGATCGTTGATCTGTCGCACAACGGTATCGTCATTGTTTCGGGTGAGGATCGCCTGAGCTGGTTGCACTCGATGACGAGTCAGCACTTGCTCGGTCTGCAGCCGGGAGACAGCGTCGAGACGATGCTGCTCGATCCGAACGGTCGCATCGAGCGGGTGATCCGGCTCGTCGATGACGGCGCACAAAGTTGGCTGCTCGTTGATGAAGGATCCGCGGCGCCCCTCGCCGAATTCCTCAACCGGATGCGGTTCGCGCTGCGCGTCGAAGTGCGTGACGTGTCAGACGAGTTTGCCAGCGTCCTGGCCTTCGACGGTACCGCGGCGGAGGCGCTGCGATCCGCAGGCCCGGTTGTCGCCTGGCGCGATCCGTGGGCAGCGGTGACGAACGGCGGGGTGCAGTACGCGCGTGGATCCCATCCCGGCGAGGCATGGTCGGCGACCCAGTTCGTGTTCGAACGAAACCGGCTGGGTGACATCGCCCAGCTGGTTCGCGCGGGCCGTGTGCGGGCTGCGGGCCTCAGCGCGCTCGATGCGCTTGAGGTGCGAGCTTGTCGCCCCAGCCAGCACGGCGAGGTCGACGAGCGATCGATCCCGCACGAGTTTGACTGGATGCGCACGGCGGTGCACCTGTCCAAGGGTTGCTACCGCGGGCAGGAGACGATCGCGAAGGTGCACAATCTGGGGCACCCACCGCGCAGGCTCGCGCTGCTACACCTTGACGGGTTTGGCGGCGAGCTTCCCGTGGGCGGTGCGCTTGTGTATCGGCAGGGTGAGGCCGCTGATCCTGAATCGCGGCCGGTCGGCAGGGTCACCCGGGCCGCGCTGCACCACGAGTGGGGTGGGATCGCGCTCGCGCTGCTGAAGCGCTCGGTGCCGGAAGACGCGGTTCTTGAGCTTCGCGCGGGGGAGACAGGATCCGACGCCGACAGTGTCGCCGGGCAGATCGTCGCCGCAACCCAGGAAGTCATTGTGCCAAGCGACGCCGGAGCGACCCGAAAGGTGCTGCCGACGGCGAAGCTTCCGAAGCGGGCCGGGTGA
- a CDS encoding winged helix-turn-helix domain-containing protein, with the protein MHFLAGHPGRVFTRDQLLSEVWGTDYFGGTRTVDVHVRRLRAKLGEHEALISTVRGVGYGFARARYEEDA; encoded by the coding sequence CTGCACTTCCTCGCGGGCCACCCGGGCCGAGTGTTTACCCGCGACCAACTCCTCAGCGAGGTGTGGGGCACCGACTACTTCGGCGGCACCCGCACCGTCGACGTGCATGTGCGCCGGTTGCGCGCCAAGCTCGGCGAACACGAGGCACTGATCAGCACGGTTCGCGGAGTCGGCTACGGTTTCGCGCGCGCCCGTTACGAGGAGGATGCTTAA
- the mshD gene encoding mycothiol synthase, translated as MTTDTPEQDHGTPQPLRPLALSGEALLTAARELVRVAEEHDGVSPVSDQAMLAAAQGERVLRAFGRETASGVVSTRFTRSTGEGESPRSTGGAEDPVAIGIVGDGELDLVVHPDHRGHGIGSAALKQLLAHEPGTLKAWAHGENPAAEALLTRAGFAPVRSLFRMALDPALLPRDGRDPAALTPPAGFQLRTFTAGNQADIDAWVTVNAAAFATHPEQGRITAADFRLVAEEPWFNPDDLFLLAAPGGALAGSTWIKTLPTEPETPPETELYAIGIHPDYAGHGLGRFLLDVTLARMAEHHPGRVTLYVDGENERAVKMYEAAGFTVDSRSRQWERQAGARMDS; from the coding sequence GTGACCACCGACACTCCCGAACAGGATCACGGCACTCCGCAGCCCCTGCGCCCACTTGCGCTGAGCGGGGAGGCTCTCCTCACTGCGGCTCGCGAGCTCGTGCGAGTGGCGGAGGAACACGACGGGGTTTCCCCCGTTTCCGACCAGGCGATGCTCGCGGCGGCGCAGGGGGAACGGGTGCTGCGGGCGTTTGGGCGTGAGACTGCGAGCGGGGTGGTTTCGACTCGTTTCACTCGCTCAACCGGTGAGGGAGAGTCCCCTCGCTCAACCGGCGGGGCGGAGGATCCCGTCGCAATCGGCATCGTCGGCGACGGCGAGCTCGATCTCGTCGTACACCCGGATCATCGCGGGCACGGGATCGGATCGGCAGCCCTGAAGCAACTGCTGGCGCACGAACCCGGCACCCTTAAGGCCTGGGCTCACGGTGAAAACCCGGCCGCGGAAGCGCTCCTCACCCGCGCCGGTTTCGCGCCGGTCCGCTCGCTCTTCCGCATGGCGCTCGATCCCGCGCTACTGCCGCGAGATGGGCGGGATCCCGCAGCGCTCACGCCACCGGCAGGCTTCCAACTGCGCACCTTCACCGCCGGCAACCAGGCCGACATCGATGCCTGGGTAACCGTCAACGCTGCCGCCTTCGCCACGCACCCGGAACAGGGGCGCATCACGGCGGCAGACTTCCGTCTCGTCGCCGAAGAGCCCTGGTTCAACCCTGACGACCTCTTCTTGCTCGCGGCGCCAGGCGGCGCGCTCGCGGGATCCACCTGGATCAAGACTCTGCCCACGGAGCCCGAAACACCGCCGGAGACCGAGCTCTATGCAATCGGTATCCACCCGGACTACGCGGGTCACGGGCTCGGCCGCTTTTTGCTCGACGTCACCCTCGCGCGCATGGCCGAGCACCACCCGGGGCGGGTGACGCTCTACGTCGATGGCGAGAATGAGCGCGCCGTCAAGATGTATGAGGCGGCCGGATTCACCGTCGATTCGCGCAGTCGGCAGTGGGAACGGCAAGCTGGTGCCAGAATGGACTCATGA
- a CDS encoding RNA degradosome polyphosphate kinase codes for MSTETRDESPGHDSLPIDRYIDRELSWLAFNQRVLELAEDPTIPLLERANYLAIFASNLDEFFMVRVAGLKRRIVTGLAVPTNVGRAPADVLADINRTAYELQLRHARCFVEQVQPALAEAGVKIVDWDDLDDADHEILNNYYQQHIYPVLMPLAVDPAHPFPYISGRALNLSIRVRNPATDKIEFARLKVPQMIPRYVRVDRRESVDNVRFIPLENLIANRLDGLFPGMEVMDDHVFRVTRNEDVEIEEDETENLIQALEKELLRRRFGPPIRLEISDDMDEATLELLVREFDIDEQQVYTLPSPLDLSGLFALTGIQRPDLKFQPHIPVTHPKFRTNSPSDKPDTFAAISRREVLVHHPYESFATSVQAFVEQAAADPDVLAIKQTLYRTSGDSPIVASLIAAAEAGKQVLALVEVKARFDEEANITWARKLEQAGVHVVYGIVGLKTHCKLVQVIRDEGGKLKHYCHIGTGNYNPKTSRIYEDFGLFTASPEVGRDVTKLFNVLSGYAIETNYDRLLVAPLQLRAGLLERIEREASNARAGLPSGIKLKANSMVDEAIIDALYLASQAGVPIEIWVRGICSIRAGVPGLSESIQVRSVLGRYLEHSRIYAFENNGAPEVFIGSADLMHRNLDRRIEVLVRLSDREHLARISRFFEFAFSDEVSSWRMLPDGTWERRVISEEGEPLPDLQDLVMVDRTEARRAR; via the coding sequence ATGAGCACAGAGACCCGCGACGAGAGCCCCGGTCACGACAGCCTGCCCATCGATCGCTACATCGACCGCGAACTGAGCTGGCTCGCCTTCAATCAGCGGGTGCTCGAACTCGCTGAGGATCCGACGATCCCGCTACTTGAACGCGCCAACTATCTCGCAATCTTCGCATCCAATCTTGACGAGTTTTTCATGGTCCGCGTTGCGGGCCTGAAACGCCGCATCGTCACCGGGCTTGCCGTGCCGACCAACGTTGGGCGCGCACCAGCCGATGTGCTGGCCGACATCAACCGCACCGCCTACGAGTTGCAGCTGCGTCACGCGCGCTGTTTCGTGGAGCAGGTCCAGCCGGCGCTCGCGGAGGCGGGGGTCAAGATCGTCGACTGGGACGACCTTGACGACGCCGATCACGAGATCCTGAACAACTACTACCAGCAGCACATTTACCCGGTGCTGATGCCGCTGGCCGTGGATCCCGCCCACCCCTTCCCGTATATTTCCGGGCGCGCGCTCAACCTGTCAATCCGGGTGCGCAACCCTGCGACCGACAAGATCGAGTTCGCGAGGCTCAAGGTTCCGCAAATGATCCCGCGCTATGTGCGGGTGGATCGGCGGGAGTCGGTTGACAACGTGCGGTTTATTCCGCTCGAGAACCTGATCGCGAATCGCCTCGATGGCCTCTTTCCCGGCATGGAGGTCATGGATGACCACGTCTTCCGCGTCACTCGCAATGAGGATGTAGAGATCGAGGAGGACGAGACCGAGAACCTGATTCAGGCCCTTGAAAAGGAGCTCCTGCGCAGGCGTTTTGGCCCGCCGATCCGGCTCGAAATTTCTGATGACATGGACGAGGCGACCCTCGAACTGCTGGTGCGCGAGTTCGATATTGACGAGCAGCAGGTTTACACGCTGCCCTCGCCGCTCGATCTGAGCGGGCTGTTCGCGCTCACCGGGATCCAGCGACCCGATCTCAAGTTCCAGCCGCACATTCCGGTCACCCATCCAAAGTTCCGCACGAATTCGCCGAGCGACAAGCCCGACACCTTCGCCGCGATTTCGCGGCGTGAGGTGCTCGTGCACCACCCCTACGAGTCGTTCGCGACGAGCGTGCAGGCGTTTGTGGAGCAGGCCGCAGCCGATCCCGATGTGCTCGCGATCAAGCAGACGCTGTACCGCACCTCGGGCGACAGCCCCATCGTGGCGTCACTGATCGCGGCCGCGGAAGCCGGCAAGCAGGTGCTCGCACTCGTGGAGGTGAAGGCCCGCTTTGACGAAGAAGCGAACATCACCTGGGCGCGCAAGCTGGAGCAGGCCGGGGTCCACGTGGTCTACGGCATTGTGGGGTTGAAGACGCACTGCAAACTGGTGCAGGTGATCCGCGACGAGGGCGGCAAACTCAAGCACTACTGCCACATCGGCACGGGCAACTACAACCCCAAGACGAGCCGCATTTACGAAGACTTCGGGCTGTTTACCGCCTCGCCCGAGGTCGGCCGCGACGTTACCAAGCTCTTCAATGTGCTCTCCGGGTACGCGATTGAAACCAACTACGACCGGCTGCTGGTCGCTCCGTTGCAGTTGCGGGCGGGTCTGCTCGAGCGCATTGAGCGCGAAGCCTCGAACGCGCGGGCGGGGCTGCCGAGCGGCATCAAGCTCAAGGCGAACTCAATGGTCGACGAGGCCATCATCGACGCGCTGTATCTGGCGAGCCAGGCTGGCGTACCGATCGAGATCTGGGTGCGCGGGATCTGCTCGATCCGTGCCGGGGTGCCCGGGCTGTCCGAGAGCATTCAGGTGCGCTCCGTGCTCGGACGCTATCTGGAACACTCGCGGATCTACGCGTTCGAGAACAACGGCGCACCCGAGGTGTTTATTGGTTCGGCTGACCTGATGCACCGCAATCTTGACCGCCGGATCGAGGTACTCGTGCGGCTTTCCGACCGGGAACACCTCGCCCGCATCAGCCGGTTCTTTGAGTTCGCGTTCAGTGACGAGGTGTCATCCTGGCGGATGCTGCCGGACGGCACCTGGGAGCGCCGCGTGATCAGCGAGGAGGGCGAACCGCTCCCGGATCTGCAGGATCTGGTCATGGTCGACCGCACCGAAGCGCGGCGGGCGCGTTGA
- a CDS encoding NUDIX hydrolase — protein sequence MSRAILAAGTVCWRRVPKPGGGSRVMVLLLHRTKQRDVSFPKGKLDPGESMPQAAVRETKEETGLSVALGSNLGTISYQLSGGSTKTVQYWAAEVTPKAALASTFTPNSEVQALEWVPIGEARKRLSYDPDRELYDVFLQLAEHDLLETFSVTLLRHAKAEARSEEFPHDHLRPLAAAGEDQAETLVPILEAFGPRRILSSTAVRCLSTVEPLAASLSKHVRATPELSQDFWDAGDLGQLRRLVGRIVARGKNVVLCSHRPVLPDLVRELTLATGSLPGSYIEKAAALPPAGFSVFHLSRTRPGAGILSVETYPLKH from the coding sequence TTGAGCCGCGCCATTCTTGCCGCTGGCACGGTGTGCTGGCGGCGCGTTCCTAAGCCCGGCGGCGGATCCCGCGTCATGGTGCTGCTCCTTCACCGTACCAAGCAGCGAGACGTCTCGTTTCCGAAGGGGAAACTCGATCCCGGTGAGAGCATGCCGCAGGCTGCGGTGCGCGAGACCAAGGAAGAGACGGGCCTGTCTGTTGCGCTCGGTTCAAATCTTGGCACGATCAGCTACCAACTGAGCGGCGGCAGCACCAAAACTGTGCAGTACTGGGCAGCCGAGGTCACACCGAAAGCCGCGCTCGCTTCAACGTTCACCCCGAACTCGGAGGTGCAGGCACTCGAGTGGGTGCCCATCGGTGAGGCCCGGAAACGCCTCAGCTACGATCCGGATCGCGAACTCTACGACGTCTTCCTGCAACTCGCCGAACACGATCTTCTTGAGACATTCTCAGTGACGCTGCTCCGGCACGCGAAGGCCGAGGCTCGGAGCGAGGAGTTCCCGCACGACCATCTGCGTCCGCTCGCCGCCGCCGGCGAAGACCAGGCCGAAACGCTCGTGCCGATCCTCGAAGCGTTTGGGCCGCGCCGGATCCTGTCCTCGACGGCGGTGCGCTGCCTCTCGACCGTGGAACCCCTCGCCGCCTCCCTGAGTAAGCATGTGCGTGCAACCCCCGAGCTGAGCCAAGATTTCTGGGATGCCGGAGATCTCGGCCAGCTGCGACGCCTCGTGGGGCGGATCGTCGCCCGGGGAAAGAACGTGGTGCTGTGCAGTCACCGGCCGGTGCTCCCGGATCTGGTGCGCGAGCTGACGCTCGCGACGGGCAGCCTGCCGGGAAGCTATATCGAAAAGGCCGCCGCGTTGCCGCCAGCGGGGTTTTCGGTCTTCCATCTGTCACGCACCCGCCCGGGCGCCGGGATCCTGAGCGTGGAGACATACCCGCTGAAGCACTAG
- a CDS encoding phosphate ABC transporter substrate-binding protein PstS, which produces MKLSALTKVAALSGVAVLTLTSCAANESGSGSADSGSTLSGSIIGAGASSQGSAQEAWVAGFQTVNPDVTVNYDPTGSGAGRETFQQGASAFAGSDRPFKTEEIKAGPFDSCAADSGIVEFPAYISPIALIFNVEGVDSLKLDAATVAQIFSGKITSWDDPAIAAQNKDAKLPSQNIVAVHRSDKSGTTENFTDYLAAAAPAEWAPGAIEEWPSELGGEAAQGTSGVVEAVTNGVGTIGYADASRAGDLATVEIKVGDEYVAYSPEAAAAIVDASPIAGGRGDHDLAIEIDRTTSEAGVYPIVLVSYLVGCEKYSDAANAELVKEYFGYIVSEAGQDLAAEAAGSAPISSTLREKVQIAIDAIS; this is translated from the coding sequence GTGAAGCTCTCAGCACTGACCAAGGTCGCAGCTCTCAGCGGCGTCGCAGTACTCACTCTCACTTCTTGCGCCGCCAACGAATCGGGTTCAGGATCAGCCGATAGCGGATCCACGCTCTCAGGCAGCATTATTGGCGCGGGTGCCTCCTCGCAGGGCTCTGCTCAGGAAGCCTGGGTTGCCGGGTTCCAGACCGTCAACCCCGACGTCACCGTCAACTACGACCCCACCGGATCCGGTGCAGGCCGCGAAACCTTCCAGCAGGGCGCCAGCGCCTTCGCCGGATCCGACCGCCCCTTCAAAACCGAAGAGATCAAGGCCGGCCCCTTCGATTCCTGCGCGGCAGACAGCGGAATCGTCGAGTTCCCCGCATACATCTCCCCCATCGCGCTGATCTTCAACGTCGAGGGCGTCGACTCTCTGAAGCTTGACGCGGCCACGGTTGCGCAGATCTTCTCCGGCAAGATCACCAGCTGGGACGATCCCGCGATCGCAGCCCAGAACAAGGACGCCAAGCTGCCCTCCCAGAACATCGTCGCGGTACACCGCTCCGATAAGTCCGGCACCACCGAGAACTTCACCGACTACCTCGCCGCAGCGGCCCCCGCAGAGTGGGCACCGGGCGCGATCGAGGAGTGGCCGTCCGAGCTCGGCGGCGAAGCCGCACAGGGCACCTCCGGCGTGGTCGAGGCCGTCACCAACGGCGTCGGCACCATCGGGTACGCGGACGCCTCACGCGCCGGCGACCTCGCCACCGTCGAGATTAAGGTCGGTGACGAGTACGTCGCGTACTCGCCCGAGGCCGCTGCCGCTATCGTCGACGCTTCACCCATCGCAGGCGGACGCGGCGACCACGATCTCGCGATCGAAATCGACCGCACCACTAGCGAAGCGGGCGTCTACCCCATCGTGCTCGTGAGCTACCTCGTCGGCTGCGAGAAGTACTCCGACGCCGCAAACGCTGAACTCGTCAAGGAGTATTTCGGGTACATCGTCAGCGAAGCGGGCCAGGATCTCGCGGCCGAGGCTGCGGGCAGCGCCCCCATCTCAAGCACGCTGCGCGAAAAGGTACAGATCGCGATCGACGCGATCAGCTAG
- the pstC gene encoding phosphate ABC transporter permease subunit PstC, which yields MRSTTAKPVLSLGDRVFSRSAVFAGSMILVTLAAVAIFLIAQSLPAFFANGDTASLLKSDFWAYVGPLVFGTVWAATLALIVALPLSIGIALFISHYAPRKLAQLLGYIVDLLAAVPSVVFGLWGIGVLSPAVQPVYAWLNEHLGWIPLFGGVVTGTGRTILTAALVLAVMILPIMTAICREVFLQAPALHEEAALALGATRWEMIRMAVLPFGRSGIVSAAMLGLGRALGETMAVAMVLSATGIVSLRLLTSENPSTIAANIALSFPEAYGENVNVLIATGLILFIVTFLVNAVARWIVSRRAEFSGAN from the coding sequence TTGAGATCCACCACAGCGAAACCCGTGCTGAGCCTGGGAGACCGCGTATTCTCCCGCTCAGCCGTGTTCGCGGGCAGCATGATCCTCGTCACCCTCGCGGCTGTCGCGATCTTCTTGATCGCGCAAAGCCTGCCAGCGTTCTTCGCAAACGGTGACACGGCGAGCCTCCTGAAGAGCGACTTTTGGGCATATGTCGGTCCGCTCGTGTTTGGTACCGTGTGGGCCGCAACGCTCGCGCTGATCGTCGCCCTCCCGCTCTCGATCGGGATCGCCCTCTTCATCTCCCACTACGCGCCGCGAAAACTCGCGCAACTGCTCGGCTACATTGTCGATCTCCTCGCCGCTGTGCCGAGCGTGGTGTTTGGCCTGTGGGGTATCGGGGTACTGTCGCCAGCCGTGCAGCCGGTGTACGCCTGGCTGAACGAGCACCTCGGCTGGATCCCGCTGTTTGGGGGCGTCGTCACCGGCACCGGCCGCACGATCCTCACTGCCGCGCTCGTGTTGGCGGTCATGATCCTGCCCATCATGACCGCCATCTGTCGCGAGGTGTTTTTGCAGGCCCCCGCGCTGCACGAGGAAGCCGCGCTCGCCCTCGGGGCGACACGGTGGGAGATGATTCGGATGGCGGTGCTCCCCTTCGGCCGTTCGGGAATCGTCTCGGCGGCCATGCTCGGCCTCGGGCGAGCGCTCGGCGAGACAATGGCCGTTGCCATGGTGCTCTCCGCCACCGGGATCGTCAGTCTCAGGCTCCTCACTTCCGAGAACCCATCGACCATCGCGGCCAACATTGCGCTTTCGTTCCCCGAAGCCTATGGCGAAAACGTCAACGTACTGATCGCCACCGGGTTGATTCTCTTCATCGTCACGTTCCTGGTCAATGCCGTCGCACGCTGGATCGTGAGCCGACGCGCCGAATTTAGCGGAGCAAACTGA
- the pstA gene encoding phosphate ABC transporter permease PstA: MTSITVRTPSAGSTLAGNRLSRRTPWLTLAASLVAAYLLFLLLSAASGNGFSVVGATLVGLLGYLTVITSLSAAVEGRRQAVDRFITGVVTGAFLLAMVPLVSVAITVIGNGIARFDTEFFNSSMRNVTGEGGGALHAMVGTLLITLAATIISVPLGLMTSIYLVEYGRGRLARTITFLVDVMTGIPSIVAGLFAYALFALFLGPGVRMGIAGAVALSVLMIPVVVRSSEEMLRLVPNELREAAYALGVPKWRTILKVVLPTSIAGITTGIMLAIARVIGETAPLLITAGFTASMNYDLFNDRMQSLPVYVYTQFANQGNPAFAFLERAWAAALLLILIVMALNLLARLIARWFAPKSGR, from the coding sequence ATGACCTCCATCACCGTTCGCACCCCCTCAGCGGGATCCACGCTTGCCGGCAATCGGCTGTCCCGCCGCACCCCCTGGCTGACGCTCGCGGCTAGCCTCGTCGCGGCATACCTCCTGTTCCTGCTCTTGTCGGCGGCCTCCGGCAACGGATTTTCCGTTGTTGGGGCGACGCTCGTGGGGCTTCTCGGGTATCTCACCGTCATCACGTCGCTGTCGGCGGCGGTCGAGGGGCGACGCCAGGCGGTTGACCGGTTCATCACCGGCGTCGTCACCGGCGCGTTCCTGCTCGCGATGGTACCGCTCGTGTCGGTGGCGATCACGGTGATCGGCAATGGCATCGCCCGTTTCGACACCGAGTTCTTCAATTCGTCGATGCGCAACGTCACCGGCGAGGGCGGCGGTGCGCTACACGCCATGGTCGGCACGCTGCTCATTACCCTCGCCGCCACGATCATCTCCGTGCCCCTCGGGCTGATGACCTCGATCTACCTCGTAGAGTACGGTCGCGGCCGCCTCGCCCGCACCATCACCTTTCTCGTCGACGTTATGACGGGTATCCCCTCGATCGTGGCTGGCCTGTTCGCCTACGCCCTGTTCGCGCTGTTCCTCGGCCCGGGAGTGCGGATGGGGATCGCGGGCGCCGTCGCTCTCTCGGTGCTGATGATCCCCGTGGTCGTCCGCTCAAGCGAGGAGATGCTGCGGCTCGTGCCGAACGAACTTCGGGAGGCGGCCTACGCGCTCGGCGTCCCGAAGTGGCGGACGATCCTGAAGGTCGTGTTGCCCACTTCGATCGCGGGAATCACGACCGGGATCATGCTGGCGATCGCCCGCGTGATCGGCGAGACCGCGCCGCTGCTCATCACCGCCGGCTTCACGGCGTCGATGAATTACGATCTCTTCAACGATCGCATGCAGTCCCTCCCGGTCTACGTCTACACGCAGTTCGCGAACCAGGGCAACCCGGCCTTCGCGTTCCTCGAGCGCGCCTGGGCCGCGGCACTCTTGCTGATTCTCATCGTCATGGCGCTGAACCTCCTCGCCCGCCTCATTGCCCGCTGGTTCGCCCCCAAGTCCGGCCGCTAA
- the pstB gene encoding phosphate ABC transporter ATP-binding protein PstB — protein sequence MSKRIEVTDLNVYYSKFLAVEDVSINIEPRSVTAFIGPSGCGKSTFLRTLNRMHEAIPGARVEGEVLLDGEDLYAPGVDPVLVRRQVGMVFQRPNPFPTMSIRENVLAGVRLNNRKMSKSDAEELVESSLVGANLWNEVKDRLDKPGSGLSGGQQQRLCIARAIAVSPEVLLMDEPCSALDPISTLAIEDLIDELKQQYTIVIVTHNMQQASRVSDRTAFFNIAGTGKPGKLIEYGDTSTIFSTPSVQATEDYVSGRFG from the coding sequence ATGTCGAAGCGCATCGAAGTCACAGACCTCAACGTGTACTACTCCAAGTTCCTCGCCGTCGAAGATGTCTCAATCAACATCGAGCCCCGCAGCGTCACCGCCTTCATCGGCCCCTCCGGCTGCGGTAAATCGACCTTCCTGCGCACCCTCAACCGCATGCACGAGGCGATCCCGGGCGCGCGAGTCGAGGGTGAGGTGTTGCTCGACGGCGAAGACCTCTACGCGCCGGGCGTGGATCCCGTGCTCGTGCGCCGGCAGGTCGGCATGGTGTTTCAGCGCCCGAACCCGTTCCCGACCATGTCGATCCGGGAGAACGTGCTCGCCGGTGTGCGCCTCAACAACCGCAAGATGTCGAAGAGCGACGCCGAGGAGCTCGTCGAGAGTTCCCTCGTCGGTGCGAACCTGTGGAACGAGGTCAAGGATCGCCTCGATAAGCCGGGATCCGGGCTCTCTGGCGGCCAGCAGCAGCGCCTGTGTATCGCCCGCGCCATCGCCGTCTCTCCCGAGGTGCTGCTGATGGATGAGCCGTGCTCCGCGCTCGATCCGATCTCCACGCTCGCGATCGAGGATCTCATCGACGAGCTGAAGCAGCAGTACACGATCGTGATCGTCACGCACAATATGCAGCAGGCCTCGCGGGTGTCGGATCGCACCGCGTTCTTCAACATCGCGGGCACCGGCAAACCGGGCAAGCTCATCGAGTACGGCGACACGAGCACGATCTTTTCGACGCCCTCGGTGCAGGCCACCGAGGACTACGTCTCCGGCCGTTTCGGGTAG